Below is a window of Lacrimispora xylanolytica DNA.
GCTTCAGAATGGCTATCGTCCTTACCGTGCCATCTGGCAGCATATCATTGCTGTTTCAGTTGCTGATTTAAAGAAGAATTATGGCAATCTTAAGGTTTCCTTTGACTTGTGGAAAGGGGAGAGCCATGCAGAGCCCTACATTCCCGGATTGATTCAGGAACTGGTGGAGAAAGGGCTGGCATATGAAAGCCAGGGCGCTCTTGTAGTTGATGTCACAGAAGAGGGAGATTCCAAGGAACTGCCGCCATGTATCGTAAGAAAATCTGACGGAGCTGCACTTTACTCCACATCAGATCTTGGAACCATTATTGAAAGGGAAAAAGACATTAAGCCTGACTGGTATATTTACATTACCGATAAGCGTCAGGAGCTGCATTTTGTTCAGGTCTTCCGCGTAGCCAAGAAGGCTGGATTTGTTTCAGAAGATAAAAAGATGTCTCACCTTCCTTTTGGTACGATGAATGGCAAGGACGGAAAGCCATTTAAAACAAGAGACGGCGGTGTTATGCGACTTGAGAATCTGATTTCAGACATCTGCCAGGCTGCGTATGAAAAGATAACAGAAAACCGGACGGTTTCAGAGGAAGAAGGGAGAGAAACATCAAAGATTATCGGACTTGCTGCCTTAAAGTATGGAGATCTCTCCAACCAGGCTTCCAAGGATTATATTTTTGATATGGATCGTTTCGTATCCTTTGAAGGAAATACCGGTCCATACATTCTTTATACCATTGTCCGAATTAAATCCATTCTGGCTAGATACCAGAGCCAGGAAGAGAAGTACGAAGGAGAAGCGAAGATCCTTCCTGCAGTATCAGGTTCAGAAAAGGATTTGATGCTTCAGCTTTCCCGGTATAACGAGATCATGGAAACAAGCTTTACAGAGCTTGCTCCCCACAAGATATGCCAGTATATCTATGAATTAGCCAATGCTTTTAATCGGTTCTATCATGAGACCAAGATTATTTCCGAAGAAAACAAAGAGCGTCAGGCATCCTGGATATGCTTAATCAGTCTTACCAAAGATGTGTTAAATGAATGCATCGATGTTCTGGGTATTGAAGCACCAGAGCGTATGTAAACAGCGAACGGATGTGAGGAGCTATGAAAGTATCACATATAACGACTAACGCTTTCTGGAAGGGTGAATCAGGCGTCAAAGCAGTTGTAGAGGATCAGGGAAGAGAATATAAGGCAAGTCTCCATATCAAGGGTAGTCAGGCAATTGACTACTCTTGTTCCTGTGCCCAGGGAAATTCCTACCGGGGCATGTGCCCGCACTGTCAGGCCTTATTCCAGGCGTATAAGGAACAGGAATCAGAAAACCAGGGAAGGATTGTAACCACCTCCCAACAGGCAAGAGCGATGATTCGGGAATACACCAACCGGGAGGTTGCCCGCATTATGAGCGAAGGAGAGGGAGAGCAGGTAAAGCTTTTTGTTGCAATGATGGCTGGCCGCAGAGAGATAAAGCTTGAATTTAAACTGGGTAAAGACCGTCTGTATGTACTAAAGGACCTATCTGCATTTGTACGGGCGGTAGCCAACGGTACTTATGTGGAATATGGAAAAAACCTATCCTTTCATCACAGCGTTCAGGCATTTCAAAAAGAAAGTCAGCCGCTCCTTGAATTTGTTATGGAGGTAGTGAATACCTACTTAG
It encodes the following:
- the argS gene encoding arginine--tRNA ligase; amino-acid sequence: MNKILDLITAEMKAAFADCGYEEAYAKVTLSNRPDLCEYQCNGAMAAAKAFKKKPFDIASEVVAKLAGNRVFAAVEAVMPGFINLKLDSSYLAEYMNGMAKADQCGLDKTVNPLTIVVDYGGANVAKPLHVGHLRSAIIGETIKRNGRLLGHKVIGDVHLGDWGLQMGLIIEELRDRKPELSYFDDTFEGEYPAEAPFTISELEEIYPAASAKSKADEAFSKRAHDATLKLQNGYRPYRAIWQHIIAVSVADLKKNYGNLKVSFDLWKGESHAEPYIPGLIQELVEKGLAYESQGALVVDVTEEGDSKELPPCIVRKSDGAALYSTSDLGTIIEREKDIKPDWYIYITDKRQELHFVQVFRVAKKAGFVSEDKKMSHLPFGTMNGKDGKPFKTRDGGVMRLENLISDICQAAYEKITENRTVSEEEGRETSKIIGLAALKYGDLSNQASKDYIFDMDRFVSFEGNTGPYILYTIVRIKSILARYQSQEEKYEGEAKILPAVSGSEKDLMLQLSRYNEIMETSFTELAPHKICQYIYELANAFNRFYHETKIISEENKERQASWICLISLTKDVLNECIDVLGIEAPERM